From a single Lolium rigidum isolate FL_2022 chromosome 7, APGP_CSIRO_Lrig_0.1, whole genome shotgun sequence genomic region:
- the LOC124678231 gene encoding indole-3-acetic acid-induced protein ARG7-like translates to MLKARRSRGGFRLGRKLLSAWRWALCGRRRRRGGYLRLDTSRATRDEERRGGKKELAPVLRWGQSLARLLSLGRRKDGGRRLLDGGTGEAAKTPKGQVAVYVGGGGPAGEPLRYVVPVVYFNHPMFGELLREAEEAFGFHHPGGITIPCAVARFEQAAAVAAAGKKGFARW, encoded by the coding sequence ATGCTAAAGGCACGGAGGTCCCGCGGAGGGTTCCGGCTGGGCCGGAAGCTGCTGAGCGCCTGGCGGTGGGCGCTCtgcggccggcgccggcgccggggagGCTACCTCCGCCTTGACACGTCGCGCGCCACCCGCGACGAGGAGCGCCGGGGCGGCAAGAAGGAGCTGGCGCCGGTGCTGCGGTGGGGGCAGTCCCTGGCGCGGCTCCTCAGCCTCGGGCGCCGGAAggacggcgggcggcggctgctcgACGGCGGCACCGGCGAGGCGGCGAAGACGCCCAAGGGCCAGGTGGCGGTGTacgtgggcggcggcgggcccgCCGGGGAGCCGCTGAGGTACGTGGTGCCCGTGGTGTACTTCAACCACCCCATGTTCGGCGAGCTGCTGCGCGAGGCGGAGGAGGCCTTCGGCTTCCACCACCCCGGCGGCATCACCATCCCCTGCGCCGTCGCCAGGTTCGAgcaagccgccgccgtcgccgccgcgggcaAGAAGGGCTTCGCCAGGTGGTAG